Proteins from one Mercurialis annua linkage group LG7, ddMerAnnu1.2, whole genome shotgun sequence genomic window:
- the LOC126654874 gene encoding uncharacterized protein LOC126654874 isoform X2: MRGSGSSSAGRGRGRDTGQGRGRGRGRGDPEQDPLESSDTGAEQQVLAGRPAPRRAARQPQDQPPATDETGRIRVTPDAARERLLDSRNDSGSASRAILPIFRSSWFPEGSSWKKLTAEHKGFYFEEFKGFCWDSTHPEDLIRGVFYRHAANRYKDTLHNMKPDKKEGSVSADTWASWKRDWDTAEAKKKSEVARANRLSEPSGAGTGPVRHTAGSRSATRHKTVMTEELGREPTLAELHVRLHLTKADRTVFVDKRSKDKNDRFQAELAAATQSQAAGEGSSSTPEPIDENELFLSLEAIKKQRVYGIGSASASYIGQSSRLRRGGSSQSQQQAVVSEEIEQRIAREVEERLEQRMRTVEAGFDERIRTELARLMTTLPPELRPQFPPPPPPPADDTTSLG, translated from the exons ATGAGAGGTTCAGGTTCTTCTTCTGCCGGCCGAGGCCGGGGTAGGGACACTGGTCAGGGACGTGGACGTGGACGTGGACGTGGCGACCCAGAGCAGGATCCACTTGAGAGCTCGGATACAGGGGCTGAGCAGCAGGTGCTGGCGGGTAGACCCGCACCGCGGAGAGCGGCGAGACAGCCACAGGACCAGCCGCCAGCTACGGACGAGACTGGGAGGATTAGAGTTACACCTGATGCTGCAAG AGAAAGGTTACTAGATAGCAGGAACGACAGCGGGAGCGCATCGAGGGCGATCTTGCCCATTTTCCGATCTAGCTGGTTCCCTGAGGGTTCCTCGTGGAAGAAGCTGACAGCAGAGCATAAGGGCTTCTACTTCGAGGAGTTCAAG GGTTTTTGCTGGGACTCCACCCACCCTGAGGACCTGATTAGAGGGGTCTTCTACCGACATGCGGCTAATCGGTACAAAGATACTCTCCACAACATGAAGCCAGATAAAAAAGAGGGCAGTGTTAGTGCTGATACTTGGGCGTCGTGGAAGCGAGACTGGGATACTGCTGAGGCTAAGAAGAAGTCTGAGGTAGCACGAGCTAATCGGCTGAGTGAGCCGTCCGGAGCTGGCACCGGACCGGTTCGACATACCGCAGGATCGAGATCGGCTACGAGGCATAAGACAGTTATG ACTGAGGAGCTCGGTCGAGAGCCCACTTTAGCTGAGTTGCATGTACGGTTGCACCTGACCAAGGCTGATCGGACTGTCTTCGTTGACAAGAGATCAAAGGATAAAAAC GACCGTTTCCAGGCAGAGCTTGCTGCAGCGACCCAGTCTCAGGCGGCTGGAGAAGGGAGTTCGTCGACTCCAGAGCCGATCGACGAGAACGAGCTGTTTTTGTCTCTCGAGGCAATCAAGAAGCAGCGAGTCTACGGTATTGGTTCGGCTTCAGCATCCTACATCGGCCAGAGCAGCCGATTGCGCCGCGGCGGATCATCCCAGTCACAGCAGCAGGCGGTCGTTAGTGAGGAGATCGAGCAGCGCATTGCTAGAGAGGTTGAGGAGCGACTCGAGCAGCGGATGCGTACTGTGGAG gcgggtttcgacgagcggatccgtactgagcTTGCGCGACTGATGACTACACTCCCACCGGAGTTACGACCGCAGTTTCCcccacctccacctccaccgGCTGACGACACTACTAGTTTGGGGTAG
- the LOC126656681 gene encoding uncharacterized protein LOC126656681, with the protein MIYWGADEDLTHCKVCTFPRWKPVTKSNSAKRRANVPYKKMFYFPLTPRLQRLYASKATAKHMTWHAEHEMEDEKMCHPSDSPAWKRFSELHTDFADETRNIRLGLCTDGFQPFGSFGKNYSSWPVIVTPYNLPPGMCMKDEFMFLTILVPGPGNPKNHMDIFLQPLIAELNQLWESGIRTYDIQKRQNFQMRAALMWTINDFPAYSMLSGWSTSGRLACPHCMENTEAFTLPESGKQSWFDCHRKFLPTGHHFRRNVTEFRKGKQVRHQFGGVRTGDEVLAEVDGLGFKRAYENDAKATNDELSKGRGWNRKSIFWDLPYWRTNVIRHNLDVMHIEKNVFDNVFNTVLNVPGKTKDTAKSRAELNKICDRPGLAQDEETGRYPKALYALDRDLKKILLEWIQKLKFPDGYVSNLSRCVDLNSLKMMGMKSHDCHVFMQRLLPIALRELLPAEVWEPLTELSIFFRELTATSLKKADLQRLELDIPKILCKLERIFPPSFFDSMEHLPVHLPYEAMMAGPVQYRWMYPFERYLRKLKNKVSNKGRVEGSISSGYLLEETAKFASFYFKDGDPMVPCRMQRNEVCEMDVDDDFDRLNIFKPKGRPVGACRNRYLDDAEYVAARSYILLNCPEIEPYRE; encoded by the exons ATGATTTACTGGGGGGCGGACGAGGATTTAACCCACTGTAAAGTTTGCACATTTCCTCGGTGGAAACCTGTAACGAAAAGCAATTCGGCCAAAAGAAGGGCTAACGTTCCGtacaaaaaaatgttttatttccctTTAACTCCGAGGCTGCAAAGATTGTACGCTTCCAAAGCCACAGCTAaacatatgacatggcacgctgaacatgaaatggaagacgagaagatgtgtcatccttctgactctccggcttggaaacggttcagtgagttgcatacagattttgctgacgaaacaagaaatatcaggctAGGCTTATGTACTGacgggtttcaaccatttggtagtTTTGGGAAAAATTATTCTTCCTGGCCAGTTATTGTGACGCCGTATAATCTGCCTCCtggcatgtgcatgaaggatgagtttatgtttcTAACAATACTTGTCCCGGGACCCGGTAATCCAAAAAACCATATGGATATTTTCCTGCAGCCATTAATAGCGGAGTTGAATCAGTTGTGGGAATCTGGAATCCGGACATATGACATTCAAAAACGgcagaattttcaaatgagggcggcgcttatgtggacaattaatgactttcccgcttattcaatgTTGTCCGGTTGGAGCACATCAGGAAGATTGGCATGTCCGCATTGTATGGAAAATACTGAGGCTTTCACGTTGCCCGAGAGTGGAaaacaatcgtggtttgattgccacagaAAGTTTTTACCTACAGGTCACCATTTCCGTCGGAATGTTACCGAATTCCGAAAAGGCAAACAAGTTAGACATCAATTTGGAGGTGTGAGGACTGGAGATGAAGTGTTAGCAGAGGTGGACGGTTTGGGGTTTAAGAGGGCCTATGAGAATGATGCTAAGGCTACGAATGATGAACTATCTAAAGGCCGTGGTTGGAACcgaaaaagtatattttggGATTTACCGTATTGGAGGACAAATGTGATCCGGcataatctcgatgtcatgcatattgagaaaaatgtatttgacaacgTTTTCAATACCGTGCTCAATGTACCTGGTAAGACGAAAGATACGGCAAAATCTCGGGCAGAGTTGAATAAAATTTGTGATCGTCCTGGCCTGGCACAAGATGAGGAAACTGGTAGATATCCAAAGGCtttgtatgctttggacagagatttaaaaaagattttgtTAGAATGGATTCAAAAGTTAAAGTTTCCAGATGGTTACGTGTCCAACTTGTCTAGGTGCGTTGATTTAAACAGTTTAAAGATGATGGGCATGAAAAGTCATGATTGTCATGTCTTCATGCAACGACTTTTGCCAATTGCTCTTCGGGAGCTTCTTCCGGCAGAAGTGTGGGAGCCTTTAACAGAGTTGAGTATATTCTTCAGAGAGTTAACCGCCACATCGCTGAAAAAGGCAGATCTTCAGAGATTAGAGCTTGATATCCCGAAGATACTGTGCAAGTTGGAACGTATATTTCCGCCGAGTTTTTTTGATTCGATGGAACATCTCCCCGTACACCTTCCatacgaagctatgatggcaggacctGTTCAGTATCGTTGGATGTATCCGTTTGAAAG ATACCTgagaaaactcaaaaataaggTTTCGAATAAAGGCAGAGTGGAAGGAAGCATTAGCAGCGGATATCTACTGGAGGAAACAGCAAAATTTGCATCTTTTTATTTCAAGGATGGTGATCCGATGGTACCATGTCGGatgcaaagaaatgaagtttgcGAAATGGACGTTGATGATGATTTCGACagattaaatattttcaaaccaaaagggCGACCTGTAGGTGCTTGTCGGAACAGATATCTGGATGATGCTGAATATGTTGCTGCCCGAAGCTACATCCTTTTGAATTGCCCTGAAATCGAACCTTACAGAGAGTAA
- the LOC126654874 gene encoding uncharacterized protein LOC126654874 isoform X1, with product MRGSGSSSAGRGRGRDTGQGRGRGRGRGDPEQDPLESSDTGAEQQVLAGRPAPRRAARQPQDQPPATDETGRIRVTPDAARERLLDSRNDSGSASRAILPIFRSSWFPEGSSWKKLTAEHKGFYFEEFKKGFCWDSTHPEDLIRGVFYRHAANRYKDTLHNMKPDKKEGSVSADTWASWKRDWDTAEAKKKSEVARANRLSEPSGAGTGPVRHTAGSRSATRHKTVMTEELGREPTLAELHVRLHLTKADRTVFVDKRSKDKNDRFQAELAAATQSQAAGEGSSSTPEPIDENELFLSLEAIKKQRVYGIGSASASYIGQSSRLRRGGSSQSQQQAVVSEEIEQRIAREVEERLEQRMRTVEAGFDERIRTELARLMTTLPPELRPQFPPPPPPPADDTTSLG from the exons ATGAGAGGTTCAGGTTCTTCTTCTGCCGGCCGAGGCCGGGGTAGGGACACTGGTCAGGGACGTGGACGTGGACGTGGACGTGGCGACCCAGAGCAGGATCCACTTGAGAGCTCGGATACAGGGGCTGAGCAGCAGGTGCTGGCGGGTAGACCCGCACCGCGGAGAGCGGCGAGACAGCCACAGGACCAGCCGCCAGCTACGGACGAGACTGGGAGGATTAGAGTTACACCTGATGCTGCAAG AGAAAGGTTACTAGATAGCAGGAACGACAGCGGGAGCGCATCGAGGGCGATCTTGCCCATTTTCCGATCTAGCTGGTTCCCTGAGGGTTCCTCGTGGAAGAAGCTGACAGCAGAGCATAAGGGCTTCTACTTCGAGGAGTTCAAG AAGGGTTTTTGCTGGGACTCCACCCACCCTGAGGACCTGATTAGAGGGGTCTTCTACCGACATGCGGCTAATCGGTACAAAGATACTCTCCACAACATGAAGCCAGATAAAAAAGAGGGCAGTGTTAGTGCTGATACTTGGGCGTCGTGGAAGCGAGACTGGGATACTGCTGAGGCTAAGAAGAAGTCTGAGGTAGCACGAGCTAATCGGCTGAGTGAGCCGTCCGGAGCTGGCACCGGACCGGTTCGACATACCGCAGGATCGAGATCGGCTACGAGGCATAAGACAGTTATG ACTGAGGAGCTCGGTCGAGAGCCCACTTTAGCTGAGTTGCATGTACGGTTGCACCTGACCAAGGCTGATCGGACTGTCTTCGTTGACAAGAGATCAAAGGATAAAAAC GACCGTTTCCAGGCAGAGCTTGCTGCAGCGACCCAGTCTCAGGCGGCTGGAGAAGGGAGTTCGTCGACTCCAGAGCCGATCGACGAGAACGAGCTGTTTTTGTCTCTCGAGGCAATCAAGAAGCAGCGAGTCTACGGTATTGGTTCGGCTTCAGCATCCTACATCGGCCAGAGCAGCCGATTGCGCCGCGGCGGATCATCCCAGTCACAGCAGCAGGCGGTCGTTAGTGAGGAGATCGAGCAGCGCATTGCTAGAGAGGTTGAGGAGCGACTCGAGCAGCGGATGCGTACTGTGGAG gcgggtttcgacgagcggatccgtactgagcTTGCGCGACTGATGACTACACTCCCACCGGAGTTACGACCGCAGTTTCCcccacctccacctccaccgGCTGACGACACTACTAGTTTGGGGTAG